The following proteins come from a genomic window of Flavobacteriaceae bacterium MAR_2010_188:
- a CDS encoding Histidine kinase yields the protein MALKNRPLGKIFKTILLHLLFWVLVVTYFAWGFGLDVNPKLSFINAAYFLPGHFIMVYSLLYWLVPQYLLKRKFLPFFIGLLCVTSLCVLYTVLAQLSISNTRNFSGATLTVGRNILPFLHVGAIAASIKLLKHWYFQRQLTVEAEKEKMVAELKLLKAQLHPHFLFNTLNNLYSHTLEFSPKSPEIVLKLSGLLRFMIYESNTPRISLVKEMELLHNYISLEQLRYGDRLDMSISVNGDIEKYQIAPMLLLPFLENAFKHGTSRQIDQCWISFNLSVENSLMTFKLINSIEPHLEGEDQKLGGMGLQNVERRLQLLYKDNYQIETMKMEDVFVVNLELALETLQEGYVDQLQLT from the coding sequence ATGGCACTTAAAAACAGACCTCTAGGAAAAATTTTTAAAACAATATTACTTCATCTACTATTCTGGGTACTGGTTGTTACCTATTTTGCTTGGGGATTTGGCCTCGATGTAAATCCGAAATTGTCTTTTATAAATGCAGCCTACTTTTTACCTGGGCATTTTATAATGGTCTATTCACTTCTGTATTGGCTCGTTCCACAATATTTATTGAAAAGAAAATTTTTACCCTTTTTTATTGGTCTGTTGTGTGTTACTTCCTTGTGCGTACTCTATACGGTTTTAGCACAGTTGTCCATCAGTAATACCAGAAATTTCAGTGGGGCAACCTTAACGGTAGGTAGAAATATACTGCCCTTTTTGCATGTTGGTGCTATTGCTGCTTCCATTAAACTTCTTAAGCATTGGTATTTTCAAAGACAATTAACTGTAGAGGCAGAAAAAGAAAAAATGGTTGCGGAATTAAAGTTGTTAAAAGCCCAGCTACATCCCCACTTTTTGTTCAATACATTGAACAATCTGTATTCCCATACCTTGGAATTTTCGCCAAAATCACCAGAGATTGTTTTGAAATTGTCAGGACTGTTGCGATTTATGATCTACGAAAGTAACACTCCAAGAATTTCCCTGGTGAAGGAAATGGAATTATTGCATAATTATATCTCGCTAGAACAATTGCGCTATGGAGATCGGTTGGATATGTCCATTTCTGTCAATGGAGATATAGAGAAATATCAAATAGCCCCAATGTTGTTGCTACCCTTTTTGGAAAATGCATTTAAGCATGGCACCAGTAGGCAGATCGATCAGTGCTGGATAAGTTTTAACCTATCGGTAGAAAACTCATTAATGACCTTTAAATTGATTAATAGTATCGAGCCACATTTAGAGGGTGAGGACCAAAAGTTAGGAGGCATGGGCTTGCAAAATGTAGAACGAAGGCTCCAACTTCTATATAAAGATAATTACCAAATAGAGACAATGAAAATGGAAGATGTATTCGTGGTAAATCTAGAACTTGCTTTAGAAACCTTGCAAGAGGGCTATGTGGACCAATTACAATTGACCTAA